In Oceanibaculum nanhaiense, the following proteins share a genomic window:
- the purQ gene encoding phosphoribosylformylglycinamidine synthase subunit PurQ: protein MKSAIILFPGTNREQDMRAALRQSSGVDPYLVFHRESEVPEVDLIVIPGGFAHGDYLRCGAMAAHSPVMRDVIAKAKRGVPVLGVCNGFQVLTETGLLPGALMRNADLKFVCRNVDLRVETSQSLFTSGLAEGQVMNVPVAHHDGNYFADEATLDRLEGEGRVAFRYCATDGAVDSTGNPNGSARNIAGIFNETKTVLGLMPHPEDAVEAIQGGTDGRGLFDGIVRALS from the coding sequence ATGAAATCCGCCATCATTCTCTTCCCCGGCACCAACCGCGAGCAGGATATGCGCGCGGCGCTCCGGCAATCCTCCGGCGTCGACCCCTATCTCGTCTTCCACCGCGAAAGCGAGGTGCCCGAGGTCGATCTGATCGTCATTCCCGGCGGCTTTGCCCATGGCGATTATCTGCGTTGCGGCGCGATGGCCGCGCACTCCCCGGTGATGCGCGACGTGATCGCCAAGGCCAAGCGCGGCGTGCCGGTGCTGGGCGTGTGCAACGGCTTTCAGGTACTGACCGAAACCGGATTGCTGCCCGGCGCGCTGATGCGCAATGCCGATCTGAAATTCGTCTGCCGCAATGTCGATCTGCGCGTCGAGACCAGCCAGTCGCTCTTCACCAGCGGTCTCGCCGAGGGGCAGGTGATGAACGTGCCGGTCGCCCATCATGACGGCAATTACTTCGCCGACGAGGCAACGCTGGACCGGCTGGAAGGCGAGGGCCGCGTGGCCTTCCGCTATTGCGCGACGGATGGCGCGGTCGATAGCACCGGCAACCCGAACGGATCGGCCCGCAACATCGCCGGCATCTTCAACGAGACCAAGACAGTGCTGGGCCTGATGCCGCATCCCGAGGACGCCGTCGAGGCGATCCAGGGCGGCACCGACGGGCGCGGCCTGTTCGACGGCATCGTGCGCGCGCTATCCTGA
- the wrbA gene encoding NAD(P)H:quinone oxidoreductase — protein MAKILVLYYSSYGHIETMAKAVAEGAKGAGAEVTIKRVPELVPEDVAKKSGMKLDQDAPVAKPDELADYDAIIFGAPTRFGTVASQMRNFIDQTGGLWMKGALVGKVGSVFTSTGTGSGNESTILGFIPTLMHQGMIVVGAPYSIEELTDISEFRGGSAYGAGTVAGPDGSRQPSEIELTIARKQGAHVAGIAAKLVK, from the coding sequence ATGGCGAAAATTCTGGTTCTCTATTATTCCTCCTACGGCCATATCGAGACGATGGCGAAGGCCGTCGCCGAGGGCGCCAAGGGCGCCGGCGCGGAGGTTACGATCAAGCGCGTGCCGGAGCTGGTGCCTGAGGATGTGGCGAAGAAGTCCGGCATGAAGCTGGACCAGGATGCCCCGGTCGCCAAGCCGGACGAGCTGGCCGATTATGACGCCATCATCTTCGGCGCGCCGACGCGCTTCGGCACCGTCGCCTCGCAGATGCGCAATTTCATCGACCAGACCGGAGGTCTGTGGATGAAGGGCGCGCTGGTTGGCAAGGTGGGCAGCGTGTTCACCTCGACCGGCACCGGCAGCGGCAATGAGTCCACCATTCTGGGCTTCATCCCGACGCTGATGCATCAGGGCATGATCGTGGTCGGTGCGCCCTACTCGATTGAGGAGCTGACGGATATCAGCGAATTCCGCGGCGGCTCGGCCTATGGCGCCGGCACCGTGGCCGGGCCGGATGGCAGCCGCCAGCCGAGCGAGATCGAGCTGACCATCGCCCGCAAGCAGGGCGCGCATGTCGCGGGGATCGCCGCGAAGCTGGTGAAGTAA
- the purL gene encoding phosphoribosylformylglycinamidine synthase subunit PurL: protein MTATEASRRNVAITPEIVAEHGLTTEEYDRVLKIMGREPSITELGIFSVMWSEHCSYKSSRIWLKTLPTKGPRVIQGPGENAGVVDIGDGQAAIFKIESHNHPSFIEPYQGAATGVGGILRDVFTMGARPIANMNALRFGDPSHPKTRHLVSGVVSGIGGYGNSVGVPTVGGETNFDPSYNGNILVNAMTVGIARTDRIFYSKAAGVGNPVVYVGAKTGRDGIHGATMASAEFTDDSEEKRPTVQVGDPFTEKLLIEACLELMAEDAIVAIQDMGAAGLTSSSVEMASKGELGIELEIDRVPMRETGMTPYEVMLSESQERMLIVLKPEAEAKARAIFDKWELDFAVIGRLTDSGNLVLKMHGETYADIPVAPLVAEAPEYDRPWVPTEKPATIAAADLKREIGVLDALKELVGGPHLASRRWIWEQYDHLVMGNTIQRPGGDSAVVRIEGGSKGIAITTDCTPRYCYSHPETGGAQAVAESWRNLTAVGADPIAVTNNLNFGNPQRPEIMGQLVGCIKGMGEACRALDFPVVSGNVSLYNETNGKGILPTPVIGGVGLLPDVAQQATLALRKPGETMVLIGDHAGWLGSSLYLQEIEQRREGAPPPVDLAAERRNGDFVRAQIRAGTLSAVHDLSDGGLLVTVAEMAMAGGVGAALEPKATGKELAAWCFGEDQACYVVATSDPASLLAAAEKAGVPAARIGITGGAELTVAGAGAISVGALRRAHEDWFPSYMDQAAAGNA, encoded by the coding sequence ATGACCGCAACCGAGGCCAGCCGGCGGAACGTCGCCATCACCCCCGAGATCGTCGCCGAACACGGGCTGACGACCGAGGAATATGACCGCGTCCTGAAGATCATGGGCCGCGAACCGAGCATCACCGAGCTTGGCATCTTCTCGGTGATGTGGAGCGAGCATTGCTCCTACAAATCCTCGCGCATCTGGCTGAAGACGCTGCCGACCAAGGGGCCGCGCGTCATCCAGGGGCCAGGCGAGAATGCCGGCGTGGTCGATATCGGCGACGGGCAAGCGGCGATCTTCAAGATCGAGAGCCACAACCACCCCTCCTTCATCGAACCCTATCAGGGCGCTGCGACCGGTGTCGGCGGCATATTGCGCGACGTGTTCACCATGGGTGCCAGGCCCATCGCCAACATGAACGCGCTGCGCTTCGGCGACCCCAGCCATCCGAAGACCCGGCATCTGGTGTCCGGCGTGGTGTCGGGCATCGGCGGCTACGGCAATTCGGTCGGCGTGCCGACGGTCGGCGGCGAGACCAATTTCGATCCGTCCTACAATGGCAACATCCTGGTCAACGCCATGACGGTGGGCATCGCGCGCACCGACCGCATCTTCTATTCCAAGGCGGCGGGCGTCGGTAATCCGGTGGTCTATGTCGGCGCCAAGACCGGGCGCGACGGCATCCACGGCGCCACCATGGCGTCAGCCGAATTCACCGACGACAGCGAGGAGAAGCGCCCGACCGTGCAGGTCGGCGACCCGTTCACCGAGAAGCTGCTGATCGAAGCCTGCCTGGAGCTGATGGCCGAGGACGCCATCGTCGCCATCCAGGACATGGGCGCAGCCGGCCTCACCTCCTCCTCCGTCGAGATGGCCTCCAAGGGCGAGCTTGGCATCGAACTGGAGATCGACCGCGTGCCGATGCGCGAGACCGGCATGACCCCCTATGAGGTGATGCTGTCGGAAAGCCAGGAGCGCATGCTGATCGTCCTGAAGCCGGAGGCGGAAGCCAAGGCCCGGGCGATCTTCGACAAGTGGGAGCTGGATTTCGCCGTCATCGGCCGGCTGACCGACAGCGGCAATCTGGTGCTGAAGATGCACGGTGAGACCTATGCCGACATCCCGGTGGCACCGCTTGTCGCCGAAGCGCCGGAATATGACCGGCCGTGGGTGCCGACCGAAAAGCCGGCCACCATCGCGGCGGCGGACCTTAAGCGTGAGATCGGCGTGCTGGACGCGCTGAAGGAACTGGTCGGCGGGCCGCACCTCGCCAGCCGGCGCTGGATCTGGGAACAGTACGATCATCTGGTGATGGGCAACACCATCCAGCGGCCGGGCGGCGATTCCGCCGTTGTGCGCATCGAGGGCGGCAGCAAGGGCATCGCCATCACCACCGACTGCACGCCGCGCTATTGCTACAGCCACCCGGAGACGGGCGGCGCGCAGGCGGTGGCGGAAAGCTGGCGTAATCTGACTGCCGTGGGCGCCGACCCCATCGCCGTCACCAACAATCTGAATTTCGGCAACCCGCAGCGCCCGGAAATCATGGGCCAGCTGGTCGGCTGCATCAAAGGCATGGGCGAGGCCTGCCGCGCGCTCGACTTCCCGGTCGTGTCCGGCAATGTCTCGCTGTACAACGAGACCAATGGCAAGGGCATCCTGCCGACCCCGGTGATTGGCGGCGTCGGGCTGCTGCCGGACGTGGCGCAGCAGGCGACGCTGGCGCTGCGCAAACCCGGCGAAACGATGGTGCTGATCGGCGATCATGCCGGCTGGCTGGGCTCGTCGCTCTATCTGCAGGAAATCGAGCAGCGCCGCGAGGGCGCGCCGCCGCCGGTCGATCTGGCCGCCGAGCGCCGCAATGGCGATTTCGTCCGCGCGCAGATTCGCGCCGGCACACTTAGCGCCGTGCATGATCTCTCCGATGGCGGGTTGCTGGTCACGGTCGCCGAGATGGCGATGGCCGGCGGCGTAGGTGCCGCGCTTGAGCCAAAGGCCACCGGCAAGGAGCTCGCCGCCTGGTGCTTCGGCGAAGATCAGGCCTGCTATGTCGTCGCGACATCCGATCCCGCAAGCCTGCTGGCGGCGGCGGAAAAGGCCGGTGTGCCGGCGGCACGCATCGGGATAACTGGTGGGGCCGAATTGACAGTGGCGGGTGCCGGTGCCATATCGGTGGGAGCGCTGCGCCGGGCCCATGAGGATTGGTTCCCGTCCTACATGGATCAGGCGGCGGCAGGGAACGCGTAA
- a CDS encoding LysR family transcriptional regulator — protein sequence MQDLNAMLVFARVVEEGGFSAAAEKLTLSKSAISKQVAKLEDQLGVRLLNRTTRRISLTEAGELFFVRAQEVVAAAEAAEQAATSLQDAPRGTLRLNAPVSFGRQHLAPALPDFLYVNPDVTIDMTLTDRFVDLVKEGYDMAIRIGSLPDSTLIQRRLADAHMLTVASPDYLARRGMPQTPLDLQRHDCLCYAYQTTGDEWRFSGPEGIIRVRVAGPLRANNGDVLMEAAIAGLGIIVLPSFLAGDAVRGGQLVPILRDYKLSEGAIHAVYPHARHVSTKVRAFTDFLAKRFGGKPYWDRDL from the coding sequence ATGCAGGATCTGAACGCGATGCTGGTCTTCGCCCGGGTGGTGGAGGAAGGCGGTTTCTCCGCGGCGGCGGAGAAGCTGACCCTGTCCAAATCCGCGATTTCCAAGCAGGTTGCGAAGCTGGAGGACCAGCTCGGCGTGCGCCTGCTGAACCGCACCACGCGGCGCATCAGCCTGACCGAGGCGGGCGAGCTGTTCTTCGTGCGCGCACAGGAGGTGGTGGCCGCAGCGGAAGCGGCGGAGCAGGCGGCAACCAGCCTGCAGGACGCGCCGCGCGGCACGCTGCGGCTGAACGCGCCGGTCAGCTTCGGCCGGCAGCATCTGGCGCCGGCCCTGCCGGACTTCCTTTATGTCAACCCGGACGTCACCATCGATATGACGCTGACCGACCGCTTCGTCGATCTGGTGAAGGAAGGGTACGACATGGCGATCCGCATCGGCTCGCTGCCGGATTCGACGCTGATCCAGCGCCGGCTGGCCGATGCCCACATGCTGACCGTCGCCTCGCCCGACTATCTGGCAAGGCGCGGCATGCCGCAGACGCCGCTCGACCTGCAGCGCCATGACTGCCTGTGCTACGCCTATCAGACGACCGGCGACGAATGGCGCTTCTCCGGACCGGAAGGCATCATCCGGGTGCGCGTGGCCGGGCCCTTGCGGGCGAATAATGGCGACGTGCTGATGGAGGCCGCCATCGCCGGCCTCGGCATCATCGTGCTGCCCAGCTTCCTGGCCGGAGACGCGGTGCGCGGCGGGCAGCTGGTGCCGATCCTGCGCGACTACAAACTGTCGGAAGGGGCGATCCACGCGGTCTATCCGCATGCGCGGCACGTCTCGACCAAGGTGCGGGCCTTCACCGATTTCCTCGCCAAGCGCTTTGGCGGCAAGCCCTATTGGGACCGGGATTTGTAG